One window of the Alligator mississippiensis isolate rAllMis1 chromosome 5, rAllMis1, whole genome shotgun sequence genome contains the following:
- the LOC132250680 gene encoding LOW QUALITY PROTEIN: protein NYNRIN-like (The sequence of the model RefSeq protein was modified relative to this genomic sequence to represent the inferred CDS: inserted 1 base in 1 codon; substituted 1 base at 1 genomic stop codon), with amino-acid sequence NADPVKIQLLPGAQPPCVKQYPMRMEARKGLKPLVERLLEYGLLRECTSAFNTPILPVKKPKSNEYRFVQDLRAVNKVVVSIYPVVPNPYTLLSALNPDHNWFTVIDLKDAFFYIPVERGSQEIFAXEWEDPDTSIKTQFCWTVLPQGFKNSPTLFGTALSKDLRRLKLPLSCALLQYVDDLLLTATTEASCLEGTICLLNFLGQEGYRVSRSKMQPMSQKVTYLGFELQPGQRALLPERKEAICRLAPPITKKQLRGFLGTVGFCRIWIPNFGVIAKPLYGATQGDEKVLEWTEEHEQAFCQLKQALIEAPALGLPDMSKPFSLFVHDRGGVAVGVLTQKLGSWQXPVAYLSKKLDFVSSGWPACLRAVAVTCLLIQEAEKLTLGHEMTVYVPHAVLTVLEQKGGNWLTRGRMARYQAILLDKPEIKLAISRTVNPATLLPSMGDTPDLVHDCLQTLEAVYSSRPNLRDRPLEKADLEFYTDGSSSMENGIRKSGYAIVTTQNVIEAGPLNPSVSAQKAELIAMTRALQLAANKTVNIYTDSKYVFLVLHAHGALWKERGLLDAKGAGIKHSEQIKALLKAVWEPKEVAVMHCKAHQRGKDPSTKGNRFADATAKRAAKRPQTDLLPEVSNLLPLLPDLYQPVTPQYGERDKQLVRVSSKEGGARVASSKGWLHYHPSCLLVRWISHYVTGVGLREAAKKVSETCKVCQKNNPKGGRKETSGHQRIGNGPGKEWQVDFTELPRRQGMRYLLVFVDTFSNWVECFPCRTAQAREVVKALLLEIIPRFRLPKGIGSDNGPHFIAQITQKVSEFLGISWHLHTPWRPQSSGKVERMNQTLKRHLAKICQEARLKWPEALPLALLRVRVAPHSKLGLSPFEIMYCKPYPLGLPMGTEQQLHVLGEGMIREYVWSLVSVLSSIHQQVRDVLQTQDTSPAPENQLLPGSYALVKDWNEEPLRATWKGPYRVLLTTPMAAKLEGIKTWIHSSRLKPVAGPEQEGTPADSRTGGREQWKVEPIRDLKFLFKRKEL; translated from the exons aatgctgaccctgtgaagattcaacttttgccaggggcccagcctccatgtgtgaaacaatatccaatgcggatggaagccaggaaaggactgaaaccgttagttgaacggttgctggagtatggccttctccgtgaatgtacatcagcttttaacacacccatcttgcctgtgaagaagcctaagagtaatgaatatcgtttcgtccaagacttgagagctgtaaataaagtggttgtgagtatatacccggtagtgcctaatccgtacaccttgctatctgctttgaacccagatcataactggtttacggttattgatttaaaagatgctttcttctatataccggtagagaggggatctcaggaaatatttg ttgaatgggaagacccagatactagcattaagactcagttttgctggactgtcttaccccaagggtttaaaaacagcccaaccctattcggcactgcattaagcaaggatttacgtaggctaaaactgccactgtcctgtgctcttttgcaatatgtggatgacttgcttttaacagccaccactgaagcaagctgcctggaaggaacaatttgcctccttaattttctgggtcaggaaggataccgggtgtccagaagtaaaatgcagcccatgtcccagaaggtaacatacttgggatttgaattacagcctggtcagagagccctcttgcctgaaagaaaagaagctatatgccggctagcacccccaataacaaagaaacaactacgaggattcttaggtacagtaggtttttgcaggatttggattccaaattttggggttattgcaaaacctctgtatggagctacacaaggtgatgaaaaggtgctcgaatggactgaagagcatgagcaagcattctgccagttaaagcaggctctcattgaagcacccgccttaggactaccggacatgagtaagcctttttccctttttgtgcatgaccgaggtggggtagccgtgggagtcttaacacagaaattgggtagctggcaatgaccagtggcatatctttctaaaaaattagactttgtgtcatccggatggcctgcttgtctccgggctgttgctgtcacctgtctgctaatacaagaagctgaaaagttaaccctaggccatgaaatgactgtatatgtgcctcacgcagtgcttacagtcctggagcagaaaggagggaactggttaacccggggacgaatggctcgatatcaggccatcctcctagataagcctgaaataaaattggccatttctcgcactgtaaatccagcaacactgttgccatctatgggtgacacaccagatcttgtgcatgattgcctgcaaacattggaagctgtttattcttcaagaccaaatttgagagacagacctcttgaaaaagctgacctggagttctacactgatggcagctcgagtatggagaatggaattcgaaaatccggatacgctattgtgactacacagaatgtgatagaagcaggacctttaaacccatctgtttcagctcaaaaggctgaactcattgctatgactcgggctttgcaattggcggccaacaaaactgtcaatatttatactgactctaaatatgttttccttgttttacatgctcacggagcgctatggaaagagcgaggtctacttgatgctaaaggagcaggcattaagcatagcgagcaaataaaagctctcctcaaggcagtctgggaaccaaaggaggtagcggtaatgcactGTAAAGCACATCAGAGAGGGAaagacccctccacaaaaggtaatcgatttgctgacgctacagcaaagagagcagctaaaagacctcagacagacttgctgcctgaagtaagtaatctgttacctctcctcccagacttataccagcctgtgacaccacagtatggggaaagagacaaacaattggtaagagtttcaagcaaagaagggggagcacgggtggctagtagcaaaggatggctgcattatcatcccagctgcctg ctggtaaggtggatcagtcactatgtaactggagtgggattaagagaggctgccaagaaggtatcagagacatgtaaGGTCTGCCagaaaaataacccaaaaggagggagaaaagaaacttcaggacatcagagaataggcaatgggccaggaaaagaatggcaggtggattttactgagttgccCCGGcgacaagggatgagatatctccttgtctttgtggacactttctctaattgggttgaatgcttcccatgtcggactgcccaagcccgagaggtggtcaaggcactcctactagaaatcatacctcgcttcagacttccaaaaggaatagggtcagacaatggcccacatttcattgcacaaattactcagaaggtttctgagttcctgggaatcagctggcatttacacaccccttggagaccccagtccagtggaaaggtggaacgtatgaatcagaccttaaaaagacaccttgcaaaaatttgccaagaagctcgactcaaatggccagaggccctacccttggccctgttacgagtaagggtcgcaccacattctaaattgggattaagtccatttgagataatgtattgtaagccttaccctctgggtctgcccatgggtactgaacaacagttacatgttttaggggagggaatgattagagaatatgtatggtctttggtttctgttttgtcttccatccatcagcaggtacgggacgtgctgcagacacaggacacgtctcctgccccggaaaatcaattattacctgggagttacgcccttgtgaaagattggaacgaggaaccacttcgagccacatggaagggcccatatagggtacttttaacAACCCCgatggcagcaaagctcgaaggaatcaagacttggatacattccagtcgcctaaagccggtggctggaccggaacaagaaggaacccctgcagactccaggaccggaggcagagaacagtggaaggtggagccaataagagacttaaaattcctattcaaaagaaaggaactttaa